A window of Paenibacillus antri genomic DNA:
GCGATCAAGCCGGGGCTGCCCGCGGAGACGACGAGCCGCGAGTATCCGTACATCCTGACGACGGGGCGCGTGGGCAGTCAATACCTTAGCGGCGTACAGACGCGCCGGACGGAGCCGCTCGACGCGAAGGCGCCCGCGCCGGTCGCGGAGGTGCATGCGAGCGTCGCCGAGCGCATCGGCCTTCGCGCGGGCGACCGGATCCGCCTTACCACGAAGCGGGGCACGGCGGTGTTCCCGGTGCGCGTCTCGGACGACATTCACCCGACGACGATTTTCGTGCCGTTCCACTGGGGCGGCGAGCAATCGATCAACCGGCTGACGAACGACGCGCTGCATCCGATCAGCCGCATGCCGGAATTTAAAATTTGCGCCGTTCGGCCGGAACGGGTAGGAGGGGCGACATGACGAACGAATCGCTGCGAATCGTAGGCGCCGACGAAGGAACGAGACGGGACGTGCGGCGGCGGATGCCCCCTTGGGTCGAAGGGACGGTCGCCCTCGTGCGGAGCCGGGAAGACTGGGCGCGGCTCGACCGATTGGAAGGTCCCGCCGTTCTCCTCGTGTTCGACCGGGGGTACGCCGACGCGGAGGCGGGCGGCTGGCCGACGTTCCATATCGACGACCTGTCCTTGGCCGTCGAGGCGTTGACGTCGTCCTTCGCATGGAGGCATTGGACGCCGGACTTCCTCGAGGAGGAAGCGTGGTAAGCGCGGCGCGGGACGTTGCGCATTTTCCGAACGAGTGCTACAATGACGAAAAACAAACCGATTGGTCTGAAAATGGAGGGCGTACCGTGCGCAAAGGCGAGGCGACGAAAGAGCATATCATCGAGAAAGCGGCGCATGTGTTGAATCGCAGAGGATATTACGCCTCGTCCTTGTCCGAAATCATGGAGGCGTCCGGGCTGAAGAAGGGCGGCATCTATAACCACTTCGAGAGCAAGGAACAAATTATCGCGGAGGCGTTCGCGTATAACGTCAAGGCGATGAGCGAGCGGTTCGACGAGGCGGCGGCCGGCTTCTCGCATCCGATCGACCGCGTGCTCGCGATGGCCGCGGTCGCGCGGGAGCTGTACCGCGGCGAGCCGATCCCCGGCGGCTGCGCCATCATGAACGCCGCCGTCGAATCCGACGACGCTTATCCGTTCCTGAAGGCGCAGGCGCGGACGTCCATGGAGCGGTTCGTGTCGAAGGTGCGCGCGATCCTGGAGCAAGGCCAGCGGGACGGCCGGGTCGACCCGGCGGCCGATGCCGCGGAGGCGGCGCTGTTTATCGTCTCCGCCATCGAAGGCTCGTTGATGATCAGCAAGCTGACGGACAGCGGCGCGGCGGTGGACGCGGCGCTCAAGCGGATCGCCTCGTTTTTGAATCGGGAGCTTCGGCGCCCGTAATTTTTTTTGACAATTTTCAGACCGAACGGTCTTAAATACGATGAGGGAGATGACTAAGGGATGGAAAAGAGACGAGTCGTCGTCACGGGCATGGGCGTCGTATCGCCGATCGGCAGCGACGTGACGGCTTTCGGGGACGCCTTGGCTACAGGGCGATCGGGCATAACGACGATCGACGCCTTCGATCCGGCGGGATATCCGACGCGGATGGCCGGCCAGGTGCGCGATTTTCGCCCGGAGGCGTATATGGGGACGAAGGAGGCGCGCGTCTACGACCGCTTTCTTCAATTCGCGGTCGCGTCGGCGAAGCAGGCGATCGCGGCGTCCGGCCTCGACGTCGCGGCGAACGCGGATCGCGTCGGCGTCTACGTCGGGAGCGGGATCGGGGGCATTCACACGCTGCTCGACAACCACCGCCAGTTCGCCGAGCGGGGACCGAAGCGCGTCAGCCCGTTCATGATCCCGATGATGATCGGCAACATGGCCGCGGGCCAGCTGTCCATCCTGACCGGCGCCCGCGGCCCGACGTTCGCGCCGGTGTCGGCGTGCGCGACCGGCAACCACGCGATCGGCGAGGCGTTCCACGCGATCCGCGCCGGCCGGGCCGACGCGATGATCGCGGGCGGCGCGGAGGCGCCGATCCACGAGCTCGCGTTCGCCGGGTTCTGCAACATGCACGCGATGTCCGGCCGCAACGACGACCCGACGCGCGCGAGCCGACCGTTCGACGCGGACCGGGACGGCTTCGTCATGGGCGAAGGGGCCGGCATCCTCGTGCTCGAGGAGCTGGAGAGCGCCCTCGCCCGCGGGGCGGACATCTGGGCCGAGGTGGCGGGGTACGGCGCGTCTTCGGACGCGTACCATATCACCGCGACCGACCCGGAAGGACGCGGCGCGTACATGGCGATGAAGGCCGCGCTCGACGACGCCTCGCTGCGCCCGGAGGAGATCGACTATATTAACGCGCATGGGACCGGTACGCCGGTGGGGGACGCGTCGGAGACGAAGGCGATCCTTGCCTTGTTCCCGCGGGAGAACGAGCGGCCGCCCGTCAGCTCGACGAAGTCGATGACGGGCCATCTGTTCGGCGCCGCGGGCGCCGTGGAAGCGGTCGCCTCCGTGCTGGCGATTCGCCGGGGACTGCTGCCGCCGACGATCAACTACGAGACGCCCGACCCGGCCTGCGCGCTGGACGTCGTGCCGAACGTCGCGCGGCCGGCGGCGGCGAACGCCGTCTTGAGCAACGGCTTCGGCTTCGGGGGACATAACGCGGTGTTGGCGTTTCGGAGATATTTTCAAAAATAAGCATTGACCCTCACGTTACGTTAGGCCTTATGCTCATTCTCGAAGGGGGGCAAGCGAAGGCCATGATGAAAGTGAAGGAAGTGTCGGAGCTGGCCGGTGTCAGCGTGCGCACGCTGCATCACTACGACGAGATCGGACTGTTGTCCCCGGAGCATACGACGGAGGCCGGTTACCGTCTATACTCCGATCGGGATCTCGAGACGCTTCAGCAAATCTTGTTCTTCAAGGAGCTTGACCTTCCCTTGAAACAAATCAAGGACATTCTCCGGGACCCGAGCTTCGATCGGCAGGAGGCTTTGGAGCTGCATCGGAAGATGCTGCTCGAGAAGCGGAGCCGCATCGATCGAGTGCTCGACACCTTGGAGAAGACGATCCGGCAAGCGAAGGGAGAAATTCAGATGACGAACGAAGAGAAATTCGAGGGCTTCGACTTCAGCAACAATCCGTATGAGCAAGAGGCGCGCGAACGCTGGGGCGACAAGGCGGTCGACGACTCGAACAAGAAGCTCGGCAGTCTGTCGCAAGCCGAGCGGAAGGCGCTGGAGGAGGGCATGAACGCGATCTACGCGAAGCTGGCGGCGCTCCGCCACGGGCCGGCCGACAGCGACGAGGCGCAAGCCGCGATCAAGGAATGGTACGACTTCTTGAACGGCGGCAACTTCGGGGCGCACTATTCGCTCGAAGCGTTCAGAGGGCTCGGACAAATGTACGTCGACGACGAGCGCTTCACGCGCAACATCGACAAGTTCGGCGAAGGGCTCGCGAGGTTTCTGCGGGACGGCATGGCCGTCTATGCGGATCGCAACGCGTAATTCGTCGAGCGGAGGAAGAGAGGGGGTCGCCGGAGGGCGGCCTCCCTTTTCTATTCGGGCAAATTCGGGGGTGGGAGCGTAAATAGGGAACATTGGTTTTCCCTATTCAGGCGCGCATGAAACTCCGAAGCAGCGCCTCCGTGAACTTCATGTTTCGAGCGATCGGCGCGTTGCTGCCCGTCAATCGGCTGGCCATGATGGCGCCTTCCATCGAATCGACGAGGAACGAGGCGAGTTCGGCGGCGTCGAAGTCAGGGCGCAGCTCCTTGTCGCGAACGCCGCGCTCGAGGATCGACGCGACGAATCGGACCATGTCCGCATACGCCTCGGCGGCCTTCTGCCGCAGCTCGGGGAACGTGCCGTCGCTTTCCACCGCCGTGTTCAGCAGCGGGCAGCCGCCCGGAATCGGCGGGTCGTCGACGGCGTCCTGATAGATCGCGGCCAGCTTCATCAGCTTCTCGAGCGTGCTCGTCCCCTCGCGTTCGGCTTGGACGAACGCCTCTTGCAGGATCCGGCCCGCCCGTTCGAAGGCGGCCAGCACGATCGCTTCCTTCGTGTCGAATCGGCGAT
This region includes:
- a CDS encoding MerR family transcriptional regulator, coding for MKVKEVSELAGVSVRTLHHYDEIGLLSPEHTTEAGYRLYSDRDLETLQQILFFKELDLPLKQIKDILRDPSFDRQEALELHRKMLLEKRSRIDRVLDTLEKTIRQAKGEIQMTNEEKFEGFDFSNNPYEQEARERWGDKAVDDSNKKLGSLSQAERKALEEGMNAIYAKLAALRHGPADSDEAQAAIKEWYDFLNGGNFGAHYSLEAFRGLGQMYVDDERFTRNIDKFGEGLARFLRDGMAVYADRNA
- a CDS encoding TetR/AcrR family transcriptional regulator; the protein is MKKPDETRELIIHRAMLLFNTRGIAATSIGDIMQATGLPKGAIYRRFDTKEAIVLAAFERAGRILQEAFVQAEREGTSTLEKLMKLAAIYQDAVDDPPIPGGCPLLNTAVESDGTFPELRQKAAEAYADMVRFVASILERGVRDKELRPDFDAAELASFLVDSMEGAIMASRLTGSNAPIARNMKFTEALLRSFMRA
- the fabF gene encoding beta-ketoacyl-ACP synthase II, whose amino-acid sequence is MEKRRVVVTGMGVVSPIGSDVTAFGDALATGRSGITTIDAFDPAGYPTRMAGQVRDFRPEAYMGTKEARVYDRFLQFAVASAKQAIAASGLDVAANADRVGVYVGSGIGGIHTLLDNHRQFAERGPKRVSPFMIPMMIGNMAAGQLSILTGARGPTFAPVSACATGNHAIGEAFHAIRAGRADAMIAGGAEAPIHELAFAGFCNMHAMSGRNDDPTRASRPFDADRDGFVMGEGAGILVLEELESALARGADIWAEVAGYGASSDAYHITATDPEGRGAYMAMKAALDDASLRPEEIDYINAHGTGTPVGDASETKAILALFPRENERPPVSSTKSMTGHLFGAAGAVEAVASVLAIRRGLLPPTINYETPDPACALDVVPNVARPAAANAVLSNGFGFGGHNAVLAFRRYFQK
- a CDS encoding TetR/AcrR family transcriptional regulator — protein: MRKGEATKEHIIEKAAHVLNRRGYYASSLSEIMEASGLKKGGIYNHFESKEQIIAEAFAYNVKAMSERFDEAAAGFSHPIDRVLAMAAVARELYRGEPIPGGCAIMNAAVESDDAYPFLKAQARTSMERFVSKVRAILEQGQRDGRVDPAADAAEAALFIVSAIEGSLMISKLTDSGAAVDAALKRIASFLNRELRRP